A window of Cohnella herbarum contains these coding sequences:
- a CDS encoding glycoside hydrolase family 6 protein, protein MALVISSFISLGIKSASAEAHVDNPFVGATAYVNPDYAALIDTSIAQVTDSNLIAKMQTVKTYPTAVWLDRIAAIAGGSANGGRKSLVQTLDAVLAQKQGNTPITATFVIYNLPGRDCHALASNGELPLTAAGLQTYKTQYIDAIASAFALPAYQNIRIVTIIEPDSLPNLVTNLSDPECAAANSTNIYRDATRYALDKLHAIPNVYTYMDIGHSGWLGWDSNRQPSIDLFTSVVAGTAAGLASVDGFISDTANTTPLEEPNLPNPDLSINGQPLKSASYFEYNPYFDEVDFTAALYSGFVAKGWPASIGFLIDTSRNGWGGPNRPTAASGTTVNAYVDSGRIDKRYHRGNWCNPSGAGIGQPPQAAPSGYAASHLDAFVWVKPPGESDGASSEIPNNEGKSFDRMCDPTYTSSSGTLTGALPGAPLSGHWFHNQFVQLVQNAYPVIPGGSVQVPAAPTGVIATAGNAQVALSWTASSGATSYTVKRATTSGGPYTNVATGLTATSYTNTGLTNGTTYYYVVSAGNSAGESANSTQVSATPITTSTVPAAPTGVVATAGNAQVALSWTASSGATSYTVKRATTSGGPYTNVATGLTATSYTNTGLTNGTAYYYVVSAVNSAGESANSTQVSATPISAPTVPAAPTGVVATAGNAQVALSWTASSGATSYTVKRATTSGGPYTNVATGLTATSYTNTGLTNGTAYYYVVSASNAVGESANSAQASATPQLPPAGSLVAQYKAGDTNATDNQIKPHLNIKNNGTTAVSLSNVKVRYYFTKDGTAAVNAWIDWAQVGGANIQTAFGSVTATGADTYVELSFAAGAGSIAPNGQTGDIQLRMSKTDWSNFNETGDYSYDPTKTAYADWSKVTVYQNGTLIWGVEP, encoded by the coding sequence ATGGCATTGGTCATCAGTAGCTTCATTTCTTTAGGAATCAAGAGCGCTTCCGCCGAAGCGCACGTCGACAACCCGTTCGTGGGAGCGACCGCTTACGTGAACCCGGATTACGCCGCGTTGATCGACACGTCGATCGCGCAAGTTACCGACAGCAACTTGATCGCGAAAATGCAGACGGTCAAAACCTATCCGACGGCTGTCTGGCTTGACCGCATCGCGGCGATTGCCGGCGGTTCAGCGAACGGAGGCCGCAAGAGCTTAGTGCAAACGCTGGACGCCGTGCTCGCCCAGAAGCAAGGCAACACGCCGATCACGGCAACGTTCGTTATCTACAACCTGCCGGGTCGCGACTGCCACGCATTGGCATCGAATGGAGAACTGCCGCTCACCGCAGCGGGTTTGCAAACGTACAAAACCCAGTACATCGATGCAATCGCAAGCGCATTCGCGCTTCCGGCGTATCAGAATATTCGGATCGTAACGATCATCGAACCGGACTCGCTGCCTAACCTCGTGACCAATCTAAGCGACCCGGAATGCGCTGCAGCTAACTCTACTAATATCTATCGGGATGCAACTAGATACGCGCTAGACAAACTGCATGCAATCCCTAATGTGTACACCTATATGGACATCGGTCACTCCGGATGGTTGGGCTGGGATAGCAACCGTCAACCGTCGATTGACCTCTTTACCTCGGTGGTAGCCGGAACGGCTGCCGGTCTTGCCAGCGTTGATGGCTTCATCAGCGACACGGCGAACACCACTCCGTTGGAAGAGCCGAATTTACCTAATCCGGATTTGTCGATTAACGGGCAACCGCTGAAGTCCGCAAGTTACTTCGAATACAACCCTTACTTTGACGAAGTGGATTTCACGGCGGCTTTGTACTCCGGCTTCGTGGCGAAGGGTTGGCCGGCCAGCATTGGCTTCTTGATCGACACTTCCCGCAACGGATGGGGCGGTCCGAACCGGCCGACAGCAGCTAGCGGCACTACGGTTAACGCTTACGTAGATTCCGGCCGCATTGACAAACGTTACCATCGCGGAAATTGGTGCAATCCTAGCGGCGCAGGGATAGGCCAACCGCCGCAAGCGGCGCCCTCGGGTTATGCGGCGTCTCATCTCGACGCATTCGTGTGGGTGAAACCGCCGGGAGAGTCGGATGGCGCGAGCTCGGAAATTCCGAACAATGAAGGCAAAAGCTTCGACAGAATGTGCGATCCTACCTATACGAGCTCAAGCGGCACGCTGACGGGCGCATTGCCGGGTGCTCCGCTGTCGGGTCACTGGTTCCACAATCAATTCGTGCAGCTTGTACAGAATGCTTATCCGGTTATCCCGGGTGGAAGCGTCCAAGTGCCGGCGGCTCCAACGGGAGTTATTGCAACGGCAGGTAACGCTCAAGTTGCATTGAGCTGGACGGCATCAAGCGGAGCAACGAGCTATACGGTTAAACGGGCGACGACAAGCGGCGGACCGTACACAAATGTGGCGACCGGCTTGACGGCGACAAGCTATACGAACACCGGGCTGACGAACGGTACGACTTACTATTATGTCGTTAGCGCGGGGAACAGTGCGGGAGAAAGCGCCAATTCCACCCAAGTAAGCGCGACGCCGATTACAACTTCGACGGTGCCGGCGGCTCCAACGGGAGTTGTTGCAACGGCAGGTAACGCTCAGGTTGCATTGAGCTGGACGGCATCAAGCGGAGCAACGAGCTATACGGTTAAGCGCGCAACGACAAGCGGTGGACCGTACACAAATGTGGCGACCGGCTTGACGGCGACAAGCTATACGAACACGGGGCTGACGAACGGTACGGCGTACTACTACGTCGTTAGCGCGGTGAACAGCGCGGGAGAAAGCGCCAATTCCACGCAAGTAAGCGCGACCCCGATCTCAGCACCGACGGTTCCGGCGGCTCCAACGGGAGTTGTTGCAACGGCAGGTAACGCTCAGGTTGCATTGAGCTGGACGGCATCAAGCGGAGCAACGAGCTATACGGTTAAGCGCGCAACGACAAGCGGTGGACCGTACACAAATGTGGCGACCGGCTTGACGGCGACAAGCTATACGAACACGGGACTCACGAACGGCACGGCGTACTATTATGTCGTTAGCGCGTCGAACGCGGTCGGCGAGAGCGCGAATTCGGCACAAGCGAGCGCAACTCCGCAATTACCGCCGGCCGGCAGCTTGGTCGCGCAGTACAAAGCAGGAGATACGAACGCGACGGACAATCAGATTAAACCGCATTTGAACATTAAAAATAACGGTACGACCGCAGTCAGCCTCAGCAACGTGAAAGTACGCTATTACTTCACGAAGGACGGAACCGCGGCGGTGAACGCATGGATCGATTGGGCGCAAGTCGGCGGCGCGAACATTCAAACGGCGTTCGGCAGCGTGACGGCAACGGGAGCGGATACGTACGTCGAGCTGTCGTTCGCGGCGGGCGCAGGCTCTATAGCGCCGAATGGTCAGACGGGCGACATCCAACTTCGAATGTCGAAGACGGATTGGTCAAACTTTAACGAGACCGGCGATTATTCGTACGACCCGACGAAGACGGCTTACGCCGACTGGAGCAAGGTGACGGTATATCAGAACGGTACGTTGATCTGGGGAGTCGAGCCTTAG
- a CDS encoding cellulase family glycosylhydrolase has product MANDRLFKFNVPLVLILLLISFLLPLGNQQSHAAGTVPFGQLKVTGNKLTNSAGQAVQLVGMSSHGLQWYGNYVNKPAIQWMKENWGINVFRAALYTAEDGYITTPSLKEKVKEAVQAAIDLGIYVIIDWHILSDGNPNTYKTQAISFFQEMATLYGNTPNVIYEIANEPNGSVSWNDVKSYANEVVPAIRAIDPDGIVIVGSPMWSQDIHSAADSPLAYSNIMYSLHFYAGTHGQSLRDRITYAMGKGAAIFVTEWGTSDASGNGGPYLTQAKEWIDFLNANKVSWVNWSLADKAESSAALVAGAPASGGWTDAQLTTSGKWVRDQIRAATNNGGNPTVPAAPTGITATAGNAQAALNWTASSGATSYAVKRATTSGGPYASVATGITATSYTNTGLTNGTTYYYVVSASNTAGASANSAQVSVTPQAASTGGGLIVQYKAGDANAGDNQIKPHLNIKNSGTTAVSLSNVKVRYYFTKDGTAVVNAWIDWAQVGSSNVQTAFGSATGIGADTYVELSFAAGAGSLAPNAQTGDIQLRMTKADWSNFNETGDYSYDPTKTAYADWNKVTLYVNGTLAWGTAP; this is encoded by the coding sequence ATGGCGAATGATCGATTATTCAAGTTCAATGTTCCATTGGTCTTAATACTGTTGTTAATTAGCTTTCTATTGCCGCTTGGTAACCAACAAAGCCATGCGGCGGGAACCGTTCCTTTCGGTCAACTCAAGGTGACGGGCAACAAGCTGACGAACTCGGCGGGGCAGGCCGTTCAGCTCGTCGGAATGAGTTCTCACGGGCTGCAATGGTATGGCAACTACGTGAATAAACCTGCGATTCAGTGGATGAAGGAAAACTGGGGAATTAATGTATTTCGCGCGGCGCTATATACGGCCGAAGACGGCTACATTACGACTCCTTCCTTGAAGGAAAAGGTGAAAGAGGCTGTTCAGGCTGCGATTGATCTTGGAATTTACGTGATCATCGATTGGCATATTTTGTCGGACGGCAACCCGAACACGTACAAAACGCAAGCGATCTCCTTTTTCCAAGAGATGGCGACGCTGTACGGAAATACGCCGAACGTCATCTACGAGATTGCCAACGAGCCTAACGGCAGCGTGAGCTGGAACGACGTTAAATCTTATGCGAACGAGGTCGTTCCGGCGATCCGCGCGATCGACCCCGACGGTATCGTCATCGTCGGTTCTCCGATGTGGAGCCAAGACATTCATTCGGCAGCAGACAGTCCGTTAGCTTACAGCAACATCATGTATTCGCTCCACTTCTACGCGGGAACGCACGGGCAAAGCTTGCGCGACCGGATTACTTACGCGATGGGCAAAGGCGCTGCCATTTTCGTCACCGAGTGGGGCACGAGCGACGCTTCCGGCAACGGCGGTCCTTATTTGACGCAGGCCAAAGAGTGGATCGACTTCTTAAATGCGAACAAAGTGAGCTGGGTGAACTGGTCGCTCGCGGATAAAGCGGAATCTTCGGCGGCACTGGTTGCCGGCGCGCCGGCGTCCGGAGGCTGGACGGATGCCCAGTTAACGACGTCCGGCAAATGGGTGCGCGATCAAATTCGGGCAGCGACTAACAATGGCGGCAACCCGACGGTGCCTGCCGCGCCAACGGGAATTACGGCAACGGCAGGAAATGCTCAGGCCGCTCTGAATTGGACGGCATCGAGCGGAGCGACGAGCTACGCGGTGAAACGGGCGACGACAAGCGGCGGACCGTACGCCTCGGTGGCGACGGGGATTACGGCTACAAGCTATACGAACACGGGCTTGACGAACGGAACGACTTATTACTACGTCGTCAGCGCTTCCAACACGGCGGGAGCAAGCGCCAACTCCGCCCAAGTCAGCGTAACGCCGCAAGCGGCTTCTACCGGAGGAGGGTTAATCGTTCAGTATAAGGCAGGCGACGCGAACGCCGGGGACAACCAGATCAAACCGCATCTGAATATTAAGAACTCGGGGACGACCGCAGTGAGTCTCAGCAACGTGAAGGTACGTTATTACTTCACGAAGGACGGAACCGCGGTGGTGAACGCATGGATCGATTGGGCGCAAGTCGGCAGCTCGAACGTTCAAACGGCGTTCGGCAGCGCAACGGGGATTGGAGCGGATACTTACGTCGAGCTGTCGTTCGCGGCAGGCGCAGGGTCGCTTGCGCCGAACGCGCAGACCGGGGACATTCAGCTAAGGATGACGAAGGCGGATTGGTCCAATTTCAACGAAACGGGAGATTATTCTTACGATCCGACGAAGACAGCCTATGCGGATTGGAATAAGGTGACGTTGTACGTAAACGGCACGTTGGCATGGGGAACGGCGCCTTAA
- a CDS encoding glycoside hydrolase family 9 protein, which translates to MKKIWRKSLNLTMAATLGLTVVTGTGIIGSRQASAGVSSYNYAEALQKSIYFYEAQRSGDLPANNRVQWRGDSGMTDGADVGKDLTGGWYDAGDHVKFGLPMASTATMLAWSIYEYEDGFKQSGQYEEMLDNLKWATDYFIKAHTAPNELYVQIGQGGTDHAWWGPAEVMQMNRPSYKISATCPGSDVAGETAATLAASSIVFAETDPTYAATLLEHAKQLYSFGDTYRGKYSDCVTDAASFYNSYSGYWDELSWGAAWLYLATNDSAYLTKAIAASANWGKEGQTAHWGYKWTHAWDDKHYGAQLLLARITNDPAFITSTERNLDYWTTGVAGTGEKITYSPGGLAWLDTWGSLRYSMNASFLAFVYSDWVTDAAKKTKYKNFATNQALYVLGDNPRNSSYVIGFGTNSPKSPHHRTSHGSWADSQTVPTAHRHVLYGALVGGPNSSDAYTDSIGDYVSNEVATDYNAAFTGVLAKMKLEYGAGQQPLANFPAPVTVPEDEMFVEASFNSTGTTYTEIKALLNNRSGWPARMGDKLSFRYYVDLSEVYAAGYTASNVTVSTNYNQGATVSALTAHDATNHIYYVTVDFTGTKIYPGGQPHYKKEIQFRLAAPAGTTFWNPNNDYSAQGLTSGTPVKTTYIPVYDNGTKVFGNTPGPVVPTVPAAPAGVTASAGNAQATLTWAASAGATSYNVKRAATTGGPYATVATAVTGTSFTNTALTNGTTYYYVVSAVNAVGESVNSAQVSATPQAPSLPGAPAGVAAAAGNAQATVSWGAVNGATSYTVKRATTSGGPYSAVATGLTATSYTNTGLTNGTTYYYVVSASNAVGESANSAQASATPQLPPAGSLVAQYKAGDTNATDNQIKPHLNIKNTGTTAVSLSNVKVRYYFTKDGTAAVNAWIDWAQVGGANIQTAFGSVTATGADTYVELSFAAGAGSIAPNGQTGDIQLRMAKADWTNFNETGDYSYDPTKTAYTDWSKVTVYVNGTLTWGIEP; encoded by the coding sequence ATGAAGAAGATTTGGAGAAAGTCTCTTAACTTGACTATGGCCGCAACGCTCGGTTTAACCGTCGTAACCGGAACGGGGATAATCGGGTCTCGGCAAGCAAGCGCAGGGGTAAGCTCGTATAACTACGCCGAAGCGTTGCAGAAGTCGATCTACTTCTATGAAGCGCAGCGTTCCGGCGATTTGCCGGCGAACAATCGCGTGCAGTGGAGGGGAGATTCGGGCATGACCGACGGAGCGGACGTCGGCAAGGATTTGACCGGCGGTTGGTACGATGCCGGAGATCACGTTAAATTCGGCTTGCCTATGGCTTCCACCGCGACAATGTTGGCCTGGTCGATCTACGAATACGAGGATGGCTTCAAGCAATCGGGGCAGTACGAGGAAATGCTGGACAACTTGAAATGGGCGACCGACTATTTTATTAAAGCGCACACCGCTCCGAACGAGCTTTACGTTCAGATCGGGCAAGGCGGAACGGATCATGCCTGGTGGGGACCTGCCGAAGTGATGCAGATGAACAGACCTTCCTACAAAATCTCCGCGACTTGTCCCGGCTCCGATGTGGCGGGAGAAACCGCGGCGACGTTGGCGGCGTCTTCGATCGTATTCGCGGAAACCGATCCGACTTACGCCGCAACGCTTCTCGAGCACGCGAAGCAGCTATATTCGTTCGGCGACACGTATCGGGGCAAGTATAGCGACTGCGTAACGGATGCGGCATCGTTTTACAATTCTTATTCCGGCTATTGGGATGAACTGTCCTGGGGGGCGGCGTGGCTTTATTTGGCGACGAACGACAGTGCTTACTTGACGAAAGCGATCGCCGCCTCGGCGAATTGGGGCAAAGAAGGACAAACGGCTCATTGGGGCTATAAATGGACTCACGCATGGGACGACAAGCATTATGGCGCCCAATTGCTGTTGGCTCGCATTACGAACGATCCGGCCTTCATTACTTCGACGGAGCGCAATCTGGACTATTGGACGACCGGCGTTGCCGGAACGGGCGAGAAAATTACGTATTCGCCGGGCGGACTAGCGTGGTTGGATACATGGGGCTCCTTGCGGTATTCGATGAACGCTTCATTCCTGGCATTCGTGTATTCCGATTGGGTGACGGACGCCGCCAAAAAAACGAAATACAAAAACTTCGCGACAAATCAAGCGCTATACGTCCTTGGAGACAACCCGCGCAATAGCAGCTACGTCATCGGCTTCGGCACCAATTCTCCGAAAAGCCCGCATCATCGGACATCCCACGGTTCATGGGCGGATAGCCAGACGGTTCCAACGGCCCATCGTCATGTGCTCTACGGAGCGCTCGTCGGAGGTCCTAATAGCAGCGATGCCTATACGGATTCAATCGGCGACTACGTCAGCAACGAAGTGGCGACCGACTACAATGCGGCATTTACAGGCGTGCTTGCGAAAATGAAGCTGGAGTACGGAGCCGGGCAGCAGCCGCTGGCGAATTTCCCTGCACCGGTTACGGTGCCGGAAGACGAGATGTTCGTCGAAGCGTCGTTTAACAGCACTGGTACTACCTATACGGAAATTAAAGCGCTTCTGAACAATCGCTCGGGATGGCCGGCGCGGATGGGCGACAAGCTGTCCTTCCGCTATTACGTCGACTTGTCCGAAGTTTACGCGGCCGGTTATACCGCTAGCAACGTTACGGTCAGCACCAACTACAACCAGGGGGCGACCGTATCGGCACTGACCGCGCACGATGCGACCAATCACATCTATTACGTTACGGTGGATTTCACCGGTACGAAAATTTATCCGGGCGGACAACCGCATTATAAGAAGGAAATCCAGTTCCGTTTAGCAGCACCCGCAGGCACGACGTTCTGGAATCCGAACAACGATTATTCCGCTCAAGGATTAACGAGCGGTACTCCCGTCAAAACGACTTATATTCCGGTCTATGACAACGGCACGAAAGTGTTCGGCAACACGCCCGGTCCGGTCGTGCCGACGGTTCCGGCAGCTCCGGCGGGCGTGACCGCATCCGCCGGCAACGCTCAAGCTACGCTGACTTGGGCGGCTTCGGCTGGTGCGACGAGCTACAACGTGAAACGGGCCGCAACGACAGGGGGGCCGTACGCGACGGTAGCGACTGCCGTAACCGGAACTAGCTTCACGAATACGGCTTTGACGAACGGTACGACGTATTATTACGTCGTCAGCGCGGTGAACGCGGTTGGTGAAAGCGTCAATTCTGCCCAGGTCAGCGCAACGCCGCAGGCTCCATCGCTTCCAGGCGCGCCGGCCGGGGTTGCGGCAGCGGCGGGCAACGCGCAAGCCACGGTTAGCTGGGGCGCGGTAAACGGTGCTACGAGCTATACGGTGAAACGGGCGACGACAAGCGGCGGACCGTATTCGGCAGTCGCGACGGGCTTAACGGCGACAAGCTATACGAACACGGGGCTGACGAACGGTACGACTTACTATTATGTCGTTAGCGCGTCGAATGCGGTCGGCGAGAGCGCGAATTCGGCGCAAGCGAGCGCAACTCCGCAATTACCGCCGGCTGGCAGCTTGGTCGCGCAGTACAAAGCAGGAGATACGAACGCGACGGACAATCAGATTAAACCGCATTTGAACATTAAAAATACCGGTACGACCGCAGTCAGCCTTAGCAACGTGAAGGTACGCTATTACTTCACGAAGGACGGAACCGCGGCGGTGAACGCATGGATCGATTGGGCTCAAGTCGGCGGCGCGAACATTCAAACCGCGTTCGGCAGCGTGACGGCAACGGGAGCGGATACGTACGTCGAGCTGTCGTTCGCGGCGGGCGCAGGCTCTATAGCGCCGAATGGTCAGACGGGCGACATCCAGCTAAGAATGGCGAAGGCGGATTGGACGAATTTCAATGAAACGGGCGATTATTCTTACGATCCGACGAAGACGGCTTATACGGACTGGAGCAAGGTGACTGTGTACGTTAATGGTACGCTAACATGGGGTATCGAACCTTAA
- a CDS encoding helix-turn-helix domain-containing protein produces MNTPLSVDTWVLPIQISVRRWNIPLTDRERNLLEYALCNVSDEMIRHPLSGVTMRIRHGTAVLLFDLPTQTQLLSGIEQRCRELRKFAKTFLYADVDIGIGNTVPMRELPQEKPQEVSTIPPAIESQSTDFDLFLRMRQANPSEDSVLHQILNYIEDHLLEDLTREDIAQFVHFHPAYLSRFFRKKTGWSLSEYIVQKRIESAKEMLSQSELKIGYIMNHLGYYNLSHFTRTFKKKTGYTPQQYRKKTSHHKLAIVRGK; encoded by the coding sequence ATGAACACTCCACTATCGGTAGATACTTGGGTATTACCCATTCAGATTTCGGTTCGTAGATGGAACATCCCCTTAACCGATCGTGAACGCAACCTATTGGAATATGCCTTGTGCAATGTATCCGATGAAATGATCCGGCATCCGTTGTCGGGGGTGACGATGCGAATCCGCCATGGTACCGCGGTACTCTTGTTCGATTTGCCCACGCAAACTCAACTCTTATCCGGGATTGAACAGCGCTGCCGCGAATTGCGGAAGTTCGCTAAAACGTTTTTATACGCAGATGTCGATATTGGAATCGGAAATACCGTTCCCATGCGCGAGCTCCCTCAGGAAAAGCCGCAAGAGGTTTCGACTATCCCTCCCGCAATAGAGTCGCAGTCTACCGATTTCGATCTGTTCTTGCGCATGCGGCAAGCGAACCCTTCCGAAGATTCCGTCCTTCATCAAATTCTCAACTATATCGAAGATCACCTTCTTGAAGACTTGACGCGAGAGGATATCGCTCAATTCGTTCATTTTCATCCCGCTTATCTGTCCAGATTTTTTCGCAAGAAGACCGGGTGGTCGTTGTCCGAATACATCGTGCAGAAGCGTATAGAGAGCGCGAAAGAGATGCTGTCGCAATCGGAATTAAAAATCGGCTACATCATGAATCATCTCGGGTACTACAACCTGTCCCATTTCACGCGCACATTCAAAAAAAAGACCGGTTATACGCCGCAGCAGTATCGTAAAAAAACTTCCCACCATAAATTGGCGATTGTGCGCGGTAAGTAA
- a CDS encoding MGDG synthase family glycosyltransferase, whose amino-acid sequence MRKKRVLLLSEGFGTGHTQAAYALAVGLRQLSPRIQTRVIELGTFLNPIIGPMILSAYRKTVSKQPKLVGKMYRSGYHKSLNRMTQFALHRLFYNQVADVVRQLKPDSIVCTHPIPNAVVSRLKRLGLDVPLYTLITDYDAHATWTNPEVNTYLVSTPAVRNKLIARGVPPTSIEVTGIPVHPNFWHPHDRAEILNQFHLKDMPTVLIMGGGWGLLYGEELVEYMAAYADRIQLILCMGNNDKAKEKLLADSRFQHPNVHVIGYTKEISKLMDVSDLLVTKPGGMTCTEGMAKGIPMLFYEPIPGQEEENAEYFVTHGFGELMKNTETIDRWFRLIQEPYAAYQHRDTLMALRNAEYHPAKCSEAVLALME is encoded by the coding sequence ATGCGTAAAAAACGAGTTCTGCTGCTTTCCGAAGGTTTCGGAACGGGACACACCCAAGCCGCGTACGCCCTAGCGGTTGGATTGCGTCAACTTTCTCCGCGAATCCAGACGCGCGTCATTGAGCTGGGAACCTTTCTAAATCCTATTATAGGCCCAATGATCCTGTCTGCCTACCGCAAAACCGTCAGCAAACAGCCCAAGCTAGTCGGGAAAATGTACCGAAGCGGCTATCATAAATCATTAAACCGCATGACGCAATTCGCGTTGCATCGGTTATTTTACAATCAAGTAGCCGATGTCGTCCGACAGCTCAAGCCGGATTCCATCGTCTGCACCCACCCCATTCCAAACGCCGTCGTCAGCCGCTTAAAAAGGCTCGGTTTGGATGTCCCTTTGTATACGCTGATTACGGATTACGATGCGCATGCGACTTGGACCAATCCCGAGGTGAATACGTACTTGGTCAGTACCCCGGCCGTTCGGAACAAATTGATCGCTCGCGGAGTCCCTCCTACATCGATCGAAGTGACGGGTATTCCCGTTCATCCTAACTTCTGGCATCCGCACGACAGAGCGGAGATCCTTAATCAGTTTCATCTCAAGGACATGCCGACTGTCCTCATTATGGGCGGCGGCTGGGGGCTCTTATACGGTGAAGAGCTCGTGGAATACATGGCCGCCTACGCCGACCGGATACAGCTTATCCTTTGCATGGGCAATAACGATAAGGCTAAAGAGAAGCTTCTGGCGGATTCCCGATTCCAACATCCGAACGTTCACGTCATCGGATATACGAAAGAAATCAGCAAGCTGATGGACGTATCCGATCTGCTCGTGACCAAACCCGGCGGAATGACTTGCACGGAAGGAATGGCGAAAGGAATTCCGATGCTGTTCTACGAGCCGATCCCCGGTCAAGAGGAAGAGAATGCCGAATATTTCGTTACTCACGGGTTCGGAGAATTGATGAAGAACACCGAAACGATCGACCGTTGGTTTCGATTGATTCAAGAGCCGTACGCCGCTTACCAGCACCGGGATACGTTGATGGCTTTACGCAACGCGGAATACCATCCCGCCAAGTGCTCGGAAGCTGTACTTGCTTTAATGGAATAA
- the kapB gene encoding sporulation phosphorelay system protein KapB, with protein MGEPDVLLDIVKISYKTGEYVGEIFDRDDRRVLVKVLAVLQHPTQGDLHSSYDPDAAMFHERRALSYTEKVWVPAQTAQPYKGTVPEYRQSLLSALASETERIDRLKRWSELCLEKLDILRKDYGM; from the coding sequence ATGGGTGAACCTGATGTTTTGCTGGATATTGTTAAAATTTCTTATAAAACGGGGGAATATGTCGGAGAGATTTTCGATCGGGACGATCGCCGAGTATTGGTGAAGGTGCTAGCTGTGCTTCAGCATCCGACGCAGGGAGACCTGCATAGCTCCTACGATCCGGATGCGGCTATGTTCCACGAACGCAGGGCGCTATCCTATACGGAGAAGGTGTGGGTGCCCGCGCAAACGGCGCAACCGTACAAGGGAACGGTGCCCGAGTATCGGCAATCGCTGCTGTCGGCGCTTGCTAGCGAGACGGAACGGATTGACCGTCTGAAGCGGTGGTCGGAGCTTTGTTTGGAGAAGCTGGACATCTTGCGGAAAGATTACGGAATGTAA